The window TCACAAGCTGACGCGCAACTGTAAGTAACATCACGACGAAAACGGGCCATCGATCAGTTTAACACGATGGCCGAAAAAAGTTACAAGCCAGGATACTTGCCGCTGTATTTTTAACCTTAAGTGCTTTCGCGAATTAAAGCCGGGTCTTGACCTTGTTTGCTGCAAACGCAGTGCTTTATTCCTCGTGGCACATTATAAAACAAACAAATGACATCAATCAAATCGTCAGGTGCCCCATTGGTTTGCTGGGACATATACGGATCGTTCCTCCAAGAACAGGCTACACATACGGGTAAGAAATCTGATCTGGAACTCTTAGCAGAACTCAAACAAAAACATCATTGGGATATCGATTTCCACGCCCTTTTAAAAAACTCCTTTTACGATGCTTTGGTACTGACCAATCTGAACCAGGAAATAATTTGGGCGAGTAAAGGGTTTAAAAAAATGACCGGGTATTCCATAAAAAGTATTGTCGGGAAGAAGCCCAAGTTCCTTCAGGGAAAGGAAACTTCGCCTGATACCTTGAGCTTTATCAGACAAAACATTCAACAAGGGAATGCCTTTAGCACTCAACTCATTAATTACAGAAAGAACGGGGAAACGTATCTTTGTGAAATCAATATCGCCCCGATAAAAAACAAACAAAATCAAATAACTCACTTTATAGCTTTAGAAAATGAAAGACCGCTCCACAGAAAATAGAAAAGCCACCTCGGAAACAAGAATTTTCAAAGCCGTTTTTCCAAATACTACCAACCATTACGATACACTTTTCGGAGGTACTGCCATGCAACTTATGGACGAAACAGCATTTATTACAGCCACCAGGTTCAGCAGACAAAGGATGGTGACCGTCAGCAGTGACAGGATTGACTTTAAAAAGCCGATCCCGGCGGGAACTATCGTTGAACTCATCGGAAAGGTCACCCATATCGGAAATACCAGTCTGAAAGTTAAAGTAGATATTTATACAGAAGAAATGTATTCGGAAAAAAGAGAAAAATCAGTTTCCGGTGAATTTACGTTTGTCGCCATCGATGAAAATAAAAAACCTACAAACATTCTTTAATACTGAATGGTATTATAACATCAGAACAATCGACATCCCGAAAAAACACCTCATAATGAACAACTTAATGGTTACTAACCGTTTTGGAGGCTCCCTTTGGGTATCGTATGCTTTCTACAATTTCACCGATTTCTTCAGGTGGTTTTTTGGTAAACTTCGATACAATGACAGCTACCGTAAAATTCAGCAGCATTCCTACTGTCCCGAACCCCTCCGGGGAAATCCCAAACCACCAATACGCCTCCCCTGACGTTGCCGGGTCGCCGATCCACTTCAGTTTAAACCTGGCTATGTAATAACAGGTAATCGCCAGTCCCAGTATCATTCCAGCAACGGCACCTTCTTTATTCATTCGTTTGGAGAAAATCCCGAGCACTATGGCCGGAAAAAACGAAGCAGCCGCCAAACCAAATGCCAGGGCTACTACCGAAGCCACAAAACCGGGCGGATTAATTCCGAAATAACCGGCTACACAAACCGCTGCTACAGCCGAACCTCTGGCGGCCCACAGTTCAGTCTTTTCATCAATATCCGGTAATAACATTTTCTTTAACAGATCGTGAGATATTGAAGACGATATAACCAGAAGCAAGCCCGCAGCAGTAGATAACGCTGCTGCCAGCCCTCCTGCCGCCACCAAAGCAATAACCCAGTTGGGAAGCCCCGATATCTCCGGATTGGCCAGCACAATAATATCCCTGTCTATCATCAATTCATTGGTTTCCGGATTGGCCAGATATTGTATCCTGCCATCACTGTTTTTATCTCTAAACTCCAGCAATCCGGTTAACTCCCATTTCTTAAACCAGTCCGGCATCGCTGAATACGGCTGTCCGCTGACAGTTTCTATCAAGTTTGTTCTCGCAAAAACAGCAATAGCCGGTGCGGTTGTATACAATACACCTATAAAGATCAGGGCATATAAAGCCGACTTTCGGGCATCTCTTACCCTTGGTACCGTAAAAAACCTTACGATTACATGCGGCAGCCCGGCAGTACCCAACATCAAAGCCGCTGTGATAAAAAATACATCTACAGTTGATTTGCTTCCGGAAGTATACTCATGAAAACCCAATTCCCTGTGCAAACCGTCCAGCTTATCCAACAAATAAGTTCCCTCAGGAGTTACACCTCCAAAACCAAACTGTGGTATGGGGTTACCCGTCATTTGTATAGAAAGAAAAAAGGCCGGTACCATAAATGCAAAAATAAGCACACAGTATTGTGCTACCTGCGTATAGGTTATCCCTTTCATCCCGCCAAGAACAGCATAAAATAACACGATCGCCATTCCTATATACACACCTGTATCCACATCGACCTCCAGGAACCTGGAAAAAACGACTCCTACCCCTCTCATCTGCCCGGCGACATAAGTAAACGACACAAACAATGCACAGATAACCGCCACCAGGCGTGCTATATTAGAATAATATCTGTCTCCTATAAAATCCGGCACTGTAAACTTCCCGAATTTTCTTAAGTATGGTGCCAGCAAAAGTGCCAGCAATACATAGCCTCCGGTCCACCCCATTAGGTAAACAGAACCGTCATATCCCGCAAAAGAAATGATGCCGGCCATCGATATAAAAGAAGCAGCAGACATCCAGTCAGCTGCGGTAGCCATCCCGTTCGCTAAAGGAGACACGCCTCCTCCTGCCACATAAAACTCTTTGGTCGACCCGGCCCTGCTCCAAATAGCCACCCCGATGTAAATGGCAAAAGTAACCGCAACCAATAAGTAGGTCCAGATCTGAACACTCATAAGATTTAGTCTTCGTTAAGTCGATATTTTTTATCCAGCTTGTTCATCAGGTATACATAAACCGCGATTAGTACGATGAACACATAGATAGACCCTTGCTGGGCAAACCAAAAGCCCAGCTTAAAACCCCCAAGGCGTAACGCGTTAAGTTCATCTACAAACAGTATCCCGCATCCATAAGAGACCAAAAACCAAATGATCAAAAGAATAAAGAGATACTTTAAATTATGCTGCCAGTATTTTTTTAAAAGCAATTTCCTGCGGTTCATCAAACGTATGTTATTTTCAATCTTTTAACAATAATAAAAAACAATCATCAAAAAACCGCCTTTAACCAAACATTTTTAATCAATTAAAACACAAAAAGCAAGTTTTCAAAAACACTAAACACAGGTTGATTAATTCATTGATATAATGTATCTTAATGAACGATCTAAAAACACAGCGTATGATCGACAGGTTTATGGAAGAAGCCATTAAAGAAGCCCAAAAAAGCTTAAGTGAGGGAGGTATTCCGATAGGTTCGGTACTGGTATTAGACGACCAAATAGCAGGCAGGGGATACAATCAGCGGGTTCAAAAGGACAGTGCAGTACTCCACGCCGAAATTGATTGTCTGGAAAACGCAGGAAGACTAAGCCCGGAAGAATATCAAAGAGCAAAGCTCTATACAACACTCTCCCCCTGTTCCATGTGCAGTGGCGCTGTTTTATTGTATAAGATCCCTGAAGTTATCATAGGCGAGCATATTACATTTTCAGGGGCCGAAGATCATCTCAGAAAAAACGGTGTCAGGCTTTATGTTTTTAACGATGAACGCTGTGTAAAAATGATGAAAGATTTTATAACAAATAATCCCAGCCTCTGGAACGAAGACATAGGAGAAAAATAAATATATTATGATACGCCAATCCTTACTATTGTTATTGTGTATAGCCGGTTTTTCAGGTTGTAAAAACAATGCTGAAAAGTTCTCCGACAAAAAACCGGGAGCTACACAGGAAGTCTCCTCTCAAACCAGGATCATCGATCTTACCCATCCATTTTCAGACGAAACAGTTTATTGGGTCACTGCCAGGGAATTTGAACTTGAAGAAGTCGCCAAAGGCCAAACCGACAACGGGTATTTCTATGCTGCCAACAATTTTTCTACAGCTGAGCATGGAGGAACTCATATTGATGCTCCTATCCATTTTTATGAAACCGGACAAACGGTCGATGAAATCCCACTGGATAATCTGATAGGACAGGCGATTAAAGTTAACGTAACCGGTAAAGCAAAAAACAATCCCGATTATCAGGTCAGCATTGAAGATTTCAAAAACTGGGAACAAAAGCACCAAATGCTTATACCCGATAAATGTATTATCATTTTAGAAACCGGGTTCGGATCGTATTATCCCGACAAACAAAAATACCTCGGAACCCTTAACAGGGGGCCTGATGCAGTCAAGGAACTTCATTTTCCCGGCCTTTCTCCGGAAGCAGCGACATGGTTAACCGATAAACGGAATATAAAAGCCATTGGTCTCGATACACCAAGTATCGATTACGGACAATCACAAGACTTTAAAAGTCACGTGGTGTTAATG of the Zhouia spongiae genome contains:
- a CDS encoding acyl-CoA thioesterase, which produces MKDRSTENRKATSETRIFKAVFPNTTNHYDTLFGGTAMQLMDETAFITATRFSRQRMVTVSSDRIDFKKPIPAGTIVELIGKVTHIGNTSLKVKVDIYTEEMYSEKREKSVSGEFTFVAIDENKKPTNIL
- a CDS encoding PAS domain-containing protein, which encodes MTSIKSSGAPLVCWDIYGSFLQEQATHTGKKSDLELLAELKQKHHWDIDFHALLKNSFYDALVLTNLNQEIIWASKGFKKMTGYSIKSIVGKKPKFLQGKETSPDTLSFIRQNIQQGNAFSTQLINYRKNGETYLCEINIAPIKNKQNQITHFIALENERPLHRK
- a CDS encoding DUF4212 domain-containing protein — translated: MNRRKLLLKKYWQHNLKYLFILLIIWFLVSYGCGILFVDELNALRLGGFKLGFWFAQQGSIYVFIVLIAVYVYLMNKLDKKYRLNED
- a CDS encoding cyclase family protein yields the protein MIRQSLLLLLCIAGFSGCKNNAEKFSDKKPGATQEVSSQTRIIDLTHPFSDETVYWVTAREFELEEVAKGQTDNGYFYAANNFSTAEHGGTHIDAPIHFYETGQTVDEIPLDNLIGQAIKVNVTGKAKNNPDYQVSIEDFKNWEQKHQMLIPDKCIIILETGFGSYYPDKQKYLGTLNRGPDAVKELHFPGLSPEAATWLTDKRNIKAIGLDTPSIDYGQSQDFKSHVVLMSKNIPVFENVANVDKLPESDFQIIALPIKIKGGSGGPLRIIALLRQ
- a CDS encoding sodium:solute symporter family protein gives rise to the protein MSVQIWTYLLVAVTFAIYIGVAIWSRAGSTKEFYVAGGGVSPLANGMATAADWMSAASFISMAGIISFAGYDGSVYLMGWTGGYVLLALLLAPYLRKFGKFTVPDFIGDRYYSNIARLVAVICALFVSFTYVAGQMRGVGVVFSRFLEVDVDTGVYIGMAIVLFYAVLGGMKGITYTQVAQYCVLIFAFMVPAFFLSIQMTGNPIPQFGFGGVTPEGTYLLDKLDGLHRELGFHEYTSGSKSTVDVFFITAALMLGTAGLPHVIVRFFTVPRVRDARKSALYALIFIGVLYTTAPAIAVFARTNLIETVSGQPYSAMPDWFKKWELTGLLEFRDKNSDGRIQYLANPETNELMIDRDIIVLANPEISGLPNWVIALVAAGGLAAALSTAAGLLLVISSSISHDLLKKMLLPDIDEKTELWAARGSAVAAVCVAGYFGINPPGFVASVVALAFGLAAASFFPAIVLGIFSKRMNKEGAVAGMILGLAITCYYIARFKLKWIGDPATSGEAYWWFGISPEGFGTVGMLLNFTVAVIVSKFTKKPPEEIGEIVESIRYPKGASKTVSNH
- a CDS encoding nucleoside deaminase; this encodes MNDLKTQRMIDRFMEEAIKEAQKSLSEGGIPIGSVLVLDDQIAGRGYNQRVQKDSAVLHAEIDCLENAGRLSPEEYQRAKLYTTLSPCSMCSGAVLLYKIPEVIIGEHITFSGAEDHLRKNGVRLYVFNDERCVKMMKDFITNNPSLWNEDIGEK